In Drosophila simulans strain w501 chromosome 3R, Prin_Dsim_3.1, whole genome shotgun sequence, a single window of DNA contains:
- the LOC27206432 gene encoding uncharacterized protein LOC27206432, producing the protein MSVQGAIRCLMVALLLLLVVVSGSPARGYYQTPQRDGRSYTDIARVVNPNQYAFPGSRIYPGQPFWPMG; encoded by the coding sequence ATGTCCGTCCAAGGAGCCATCCGTTGCCTTATGGTCGccctgctccttctcctggTCGTCGTGTCCGGCTCCCCGGCCCGTGGATACTATCAAACGCCGCAGCGCGACGGTCGCAGCTACACGGACATCGCCCGCGTGGTCAATCCCAATCAGTACGCCTTTCCCGGATCCCGCATTTATCCTGGCCAGCCCTTCTGGCCAATGGGATAG